GTGATTTTGGCTATTTCAGCAATATCAGCTAATTTCATTAAGGGATTGGTTGGCGTTTCTACCCAAACCAGCTTGGTGTTTTCATTGATTAGCGACTGAAATTTGGCTATATCATTCATGTCTACAAAGTGGAACTTGATGCCACTGTCTTTGTAGATGCGGGTGAACATTCTGTAAGTTCCTCCGTAAAGATCATCCATCGCAATGATTTCGTCACCGGCTTTGAACATTCTTAATAAACAATCGGTTGCGGCTAAACCGGAAGAGAAGGCTAAACCACGTGAACCGTTTTCGATAGACGCCAAGGCATCTTCTAAAGCTTGACGGGTTGGGTTGGCCGCTCTGGAATATTCGTAATCACCCACAGGTTTTCCGGGAGAAACTTGGGCATAAGTAGAAGTTTGAAATACCGGGGGCATAACAGCTCCTGTTACTTCTTCATGGTGTTGATTGCCATGTATGACTTTGGTATTGAATTTCATTTTGAATAAATTAGGTAACAAATGTAGCAAGTTTATTTGAAATTTTGCGGTGCTTTTGATTGGATTTAACACTTGACAGACGGAGCTTTAACTAAGGTAAAGTTTGGGAAAAACCCAAAGAAGTTTTGGATTGCCCCAAAGAAATGTGGGATTTCCCCATGGGAATGTTGGATTACCCCAAAGGGATATTGTATTTACCCAAAAGAATGTGGGATTATCCCAAGGGGATGTGGGATTTCCCCAAAGGGATATTGGATTACCCCAAGGGGATGTGGGATTATCCCATGTTTTTTAGATAAATTTTCGAATTTGCATCATGATACCGGTGTGAACGGCCTCGTGGTAGTTGTTGAACTCCATGGCTTCTCGGGCATTTTTCATGGTGTAGCCCGACATGGTGGTAAACTCGGTAAAGGTTTTAAAAATAGCGTTGGCAAAATCTTTTTTGGTTTGCTCGTGTGTGGCAAAAAGAAGTGTTTTTATTTCGTCAAGTTCTTCTTGAGTTACGCTGTGTTCGGGTTTTGTGCCTCGTTTGTATTTGTTTACCATTTCTTCTGAAACCATCATGGGTAACCCCGATAAGTTGTACACTAACATTTGTTGTACAACCACTATGTGAGCGATATTCCAAATCAGGTTGTTGCTAAAGCCTTCGGGGATGGTGTTGAGTTGTTCTAAGGTATAGTTTTCCAAAAATTTTGAAATGACATTTCGGCTGGTTTGATGGATGTTGAAAGTGGCTTCCATTGGATTTAAATTTTTGATAAAAATACAGATTATAAGTGGAAATGAATTTTCTTTGTAGAAAGAAAAAACATGACCAATAAAATATACTATCTCGCCTCGTGTGACACTTGTCGCAAAATTATAAAATCGCTTCCTAATGCTGACCGATTGCAGTTTCACGACATTCGTCAAAATCCTATAACGGAACAGGAATTGGAAGAAATGTATCAACTTTCAGGAAGTTATGAAGCTTTGTTTAGCAAAAAGGCTCAGCTTTATAAGTCGATGGATTTGAAAAATAAAACTTTGACGGAAGCCGATTATAAGCAGTATTTATTGCAACATTATACCTTTTTAAGTCGGCCGGTTTTTATTATTGACGATAAAATTTACATTGGCAACGGACAAAAAACATCATTGACGTTATAAAAGTTTTGAGCTAATGACCAAAAGGACTTGGGCGTTATTAGCTGCCATGATGGTATCGTTGATTTATGGTGTTTCGTTTACGATTGCCAAAGATGTGATGCCTTTTTATATTAAGCCTTTCGGGTTTATTTTGCTTCGCGTGGTTGGGGCTACCTTGTTGTTTTGGATGGTTTCCTTTATGGGGCCTAAAGAAAAAATTCAGTGGCAGGATTTTCCGAGAATTGCGGCGGCGGCTTTGTTTGGGGTCGCCATTAACATGCTTACTTTTTTTAAAGGATTGAGTTATACCTCGCCTATTTCGGCAGCGGTTATTATGGTGACCACGCCCATCATTGTTTTGATTTTGTCGGCCATTATCATGAAAGAGAAGATCAAGGCATTAAAGATTTTGGGCATTTTACTGGGGCTTTTCGGTACCGGTTTTTTGATACTGTATGGCAAATCGGTTGGGGCTGCTACCAATGCAATGCTGGGGAATTTTTTGGTTTTCATCAATGCGGTTTCCTATGCTCTTTACTTGATTATTGTCAAAAAACTGATGGATAAATACAACGCCTTCACCTTTGTTAAGTGGATTTATACTTTTGGGTTGTTGATGGTGCTTCCTTTTGGTTGGAGCGAATCTCAGGAAATTCAATGGCAGTCGATTCCGCCAATGATACTTTGGGAGATAGGGTTTGTTGTGGTGTTTACCACCTTTTTGACTTACTTATTTAACTTGGTTTCGATGCGGGAATTGAAACCTACAACCGTGGCGGTTTTTATTTATTTACAACCGCTTTTCGCAACCGTTTTTGCGATGAGTTTGGGCAAAGACCAGTTGACTTGGGTAAAAGTAGCTTCGGCGGTTTTGATATTTGTTGGTGTTTTTCTGGTGACTAAGAAGAAATCCTGAATCCTAAATCCCAACTCCTCAATTTTGAATATATTTGTAGCTATTAGAAAATAAAAGCATGATACAATCGATGACCGGTTTTGGGAAAGCTACTTTGCAATTACCGACCAAAAAAATTACAGTAGAAATCAAGTCGCTCAACAGCAAAGGGTTGGATTTAAACACGCGTATGCCTTCTGTTTTCAGGGAAATGGAATTGGGATTGCGCAACCAGCTTTCGCAACGCTTGGAGCGCGGAAAGATTGATTTTTCGTTGTATGTTGAGGTAACTGGTGAGGAAACTTCGTCCAAAATTAATGTACCGATTGTAAAAGGGTATATCAACCAAATGAAAGCTGTGATTGCTGATGCCGATGAAACCGAATTGATGAAAATGGCGGTGAGAATGCCGGATGCTTTGAAAACCGAGCGCGATGAAATTGATGAAAACGAATGGAAGAAAATCCAGACCGTGATTGATGAAGCTTTGGAGAACATGGTGCAATTCCGCAAAGATGAAGGCGTTTCTTTAGAGAAGGAATTTTTACATCGCATTGCTAATATCATGACTTTGATGAATAATGCCGTGGCTTATGATGCGGAACGTGTAGAAACTGTTAAAACCCGATTGAGAACAGCGTTGGAAGAATTAAAAGCCAATGTAGATGAAAACCGTTTTGAGCAGGAATTGATTTTTTATCTTGAGAAATACGATATCACCGAAGAAAAAGTACGCTTGGAAAACCATTTAAATTACTTTATCGAAACTTTGGCCGGGACTGAAGCCAACGGAAGGAAACTGGGTTTTATTACTCAGGAAATGGGAAGAGAAATCAACACTATGGGCTCTAAATCGAACCATTCTGAAATGCAAAAATTGGTGGTGATGATGAAGGACGAATTGGAGAAAATTAAAGAGCAGGTTTTAAACGTATTGTAAACACAATGAACAAAGGAAGATTATTAGTATTCTCGGCGCCATCCGGATCGGGGAAAACCACCATAGTAAGGCATTTATTAGCGCAACCCGAATTGAATTTAGAGTTCTCTATATCGGCAGCTACTCGCGAACCACGCGGAGAAGAAGTAGACGGTAAAGATTACTACTTTATTTCTATTGAGGAATTCAAAAAGCACATTAAGGCGGAAGATTTCATTGAATGGGAAGAAGTATACCGCGATAATTTTTACGGGACGTTGAAGAGTGAAGTAGAGCGCATTTGGGCTAAAGGGAAGAATGTTATTTTTGACATTGATGTGGCCGGCGGTTTGCGAATTAAACATAAATTTCCGGAAGAAACCTTAGCTGTTTTTGTGAAGCCACCCAGTGTTGACGAACTAAAGCGAAGATTAAAAGAGCGTTCTACCGAAACCGATGATAAAATCAATATGCGTATTGCTAAAGCCCACGTTGAATTGGCCACAGCGCCACAATTTGACAAGATTATCAAGAATTACGATTTAGATGTTGCCAAAGCTGAAGCCTACGAATTGGTGAAAGAATTTATAAAATAAGATGAAAATCGGATTGTATTTTGGCACCTTTAACCCTATACACGTGGGGCATTTGATTATTGCCAATCATTTGGCCGAGCATACCGATTTAGAGCAAATTTGGATGGTGGTAACGCCGCACAATCCGTTGAAACAAAAAAACACCTTGTTGGATGATTATCAACGGTTGCATTTGGTAAGATTGGCTACAGAAGAATATTTGAAAATAAAGCCTTCTGATGTGGAGTTTAAGTTGCCACAGCCCAATTACACCGTAAATACGTTGGCCCATTTGCTCGAAAAATACCCACAGCATGACTTTTCGTTGATTATGGGAGAAGACAATTTGAAGTCTTTTCACAAGTGGAAAAATTACGATTACATTTTACAAAATCACGATATTTACTGTTATCCAAGAGTTTCTGATGAAGTGGAAAACCTTGAATTCAAAGATCATCCGCGGGTTCATCTTGTTGAGGCGCCTATAGTGGAAATCTCTTCGACCTTCATTCGGGAAAATATCAAAAACAAGAAGAACATCAGGCCGTTATTGCCTCACCATGTATGGGAATATGTTGATCACAATAACTTTTATAAAAAATAAAACCGCTCAAGAAGTTTTCTCAAACGGTTTTATCGCAACAAAAGTAATCTAACCCAAAATTTTCTTTTTAGTTCGTTTCAAAATTTATGCCAGAATTTATTTTATTGTTTTAAAAAGCGACTCATATCTGCTAAAATGAGTATTTTTGGATGATATAAATAATTATATTCATGAATGAATCTCCTAAATTTGCAGTGATTGGTGGCGGAAGTTGGGCCACAGCCATTGCAAAAATGCTTTGTGTTAATCTTCCCGAAATTGCTTGGTACATGCGTAATGAATCGGCTATTGAGCACTTAAAAACACATAAACACAATCCTAATTACTTAAGTTCCGTTGAGTTTGATACTAATAAATTAAAACTTACCAGTGATATCAACGAAGCAATTGCTTATGCTGATTATATCATTTTTGCTATTCCATCGGCGTTTTTGAGTGCTGAATTGGAGAAGTTAACCGTGAGTTTGAAAGGCAAAGTAATTTTTTCTGCCATAAAAGGAATTGTACCTGAAACATTCCTAATTGTTGGAGAGCATTTCCATAGAGAATTTGATATTCCTTATAACAATATTGGTGTAATTACCGGTCCGTGTCATGCAGAAGAAGTAGCGTTAGAGCGTCTTTCCTATTTAACGATTGCCTGTGGAGATTCGGAAAAAGCAGGAACAGTAGCGAAAGTGTTGTCCGGAAATTATATCAAAACGAAAATCTCAGATGACATCATCGGTACCGAATATGCTGCCATGTTGAAAAATATTTATGCTATTGCGGCCGGAATTGCTCACGGGTTGGGTTATGGAGATAACTTCCAATCGGTGATTATGAGTAATGCTATTCGCGAGATGAAGAAGTTTATCCGCAAAGTTCATAAGATGAAACGGAATATTAATAACTCGGCGTATTTGGGCGATTTATTGGTAACCGGATATTCTGTTTTTTCCCGTAATCGTATGTTTGGGAATATGATTGGAAAAGGGTATACGGTACAAGCCGCTATGATGGAAATGAGTATGGTGGCCGAGGGTTATTATGCAGTAAAAAGTGCTTATAAATTAAATCAGGAATACAAAGCCAAAACGCCTATCATTGATGCGGTGTATGAGATTTTGTATGAAGGCAAAGAAGCTAAGAAAGTATTTAAGAAACTAACCGAAAAATTAGATTAATTACCGAACGATAACTCCGTTTACAAACAAAATCGGCACTTCTTCGGTGGCGTGTTCGTTGATCATGTTTTTGCGGAAGGTAAATTTTTTGTCGTACAAAGTGTTGCCGATAAAGTAAGTCACCATGAACTCGTTGTTGAGTTGCAGTACGCTTTTTTCTACCATTTCTATTTTGACAACAGAAACCGCCGGTACCTGCATGAATGCGTGGCGCAGGAGCGACGTTTTTTTCATTTCCCCATCAATGGTGCCAAAAGCTTTAGAAACGACCATTACGCTGTCTAAATCGAAGTCAGAATCGTTAACCAGATAGACGTACCAAACCTTTTCCATAAAATCGTCGTTCCATTCTTGAACGGCGGCCAGGAATACGTTTTCTACTTTTGGGATGGTGATGTCTGATTTCATTTTAAATTATTAGATTTCAAGAATGCTATGGCTTCCTTTCATAGCCCCGATTGTAATGGAAATCCTCGCAGAGATTGTAATGAAAAGCGGGAACAAGGCTTACCAAAATGCGCAAGCCATTTCGCTCCTAAATTTTTATATACTCGATTTGAATTGCTCCAAGAAACGCACGTCGTTTTCGTAGAACATACGGATATCGCCGATTTGGTATAGCAACATGGCAATACGCTCAATACCCATTCCGAAGGCAAAACCATTATATTCTTCAGGGTTGATGCCACAGTTTTTCAAAACATTCGGGTCTACCATTCCGCAACCCATGATTTCTAACCAACCGGTTCCTTTGGTGATGCGGTAATCGGTTTCGGTTTTTAAACCCCAGTAAATATCTACTTCGGCACTTGGCTCAGTAAACGGGAAATAACTTGGGCGTAAACGGATTTTTGATTTTCCGAACATTTCTTTGGTGAAATATAAAAGTGTTTGCTTTAAGTCGGCAAACGAAACTTCTTTATCAATGTACAAACCTTCTACTTGATGGAAAATACAGTGCGAACGCGACGAAACCGCTTCGTTACGGAAAACTCTTCCCGGTGAAATGGTACGGATAGGCGGTTTGTTGTTTTCCATATAACGCACTTGTACCGATGAGGTGTGTGTGCGCAATAGCACATCCGGATTGGTTTGGATGAAAAACGTGTCCTGCATGTCACGTGCCGGATGGTATTCCGGTAAGTTCAACGCGGTAAAATTGTGCCAATCGTCTTCTATTTCGGGACCTTCGGAAACGTTGAATCCGATGGTGGAGAAAATATCGATGATTTGGTTTTTTACTAATGAAATAGGATGACGTGAACCGATAGTTAGTGGCTCTGACGGACGCGATAAGTCGCCGTAAACGCCAATACTTTCTACTTTACTTTCTAAAGCTTCCTGTATGGTTTTTACTTTGTCTTCGCAAGTGGTTTTCAGGGTATTGATAACTTGTCCAAATTCCTTTTTTTGGTCGTTGGGCACGTTTTTGAATTCGGCAAATAAATCTTTCAGCAAGCCTTTGCTTCCTAAATACTTGATTCGGAATTGCTCTAAGGTTTCTTTATTGTCGGTTTGAAACGCATCGGCTTCGGCAATATATTCTTTAATCTTGTCTATCATCGGTCATTTAGTAAAGGCGCAAATTTAAGTCTTTTTGTTTAAAGTTTGCGGTTAACAGCCAACTGTTGTTAAATTTTAAATTAATCAATTACTTCTCTTTCGATGAAATAATTTACGATGGCTTCTTTCATTAAAACGGATTGTTCTCCGGCTTTTAGCGGTGGTAATTCCTCTTTGACTTTGTAATGAGGCCAGCCTTCTTTATCTACAAAATCGAATTCGTAGTAACCATAAGGTTCCAATAAACGGCAAATGGCAATGTGCATCAGATTGAGTTTTTCATCCTTTTTGAAGGTTTGATGAACTTTGCCGAGTTCCTGCACTCCGATTAGATATATAATGGCATCTAAGTCGAGCAAATCTCCTTCAGCAAATTGATTGGATAGGAGTTGCACTACTTGGTCCCAGCGGTTTTTTAATTGTTCGTCTCTTGACATGTTTGAATTTAGGAATTGCGATTTAGGAATAAGGATTTACTCCAAAATCAGAATTAGGTTGGCAAAGATACGCACTGCACATTAATTACTGAACACCAAGCACTATTTAATCTCCTTAATGGCGCTATCTTCAATCCAGCCGGTGGTTTCGTCGGTGAGTTCGACTTTTTTCCAATTGGCGATACTTTCCAAGATGTAGACTTTTGTTCCTTCGTGTACTACAAATGCATCTGAGCTTGAGGCTTTCGGTTCACTTTTTACGGAAGTTGTTTCGGCAAAAACAATAGCCGGTTTTTCATTGTCCATGCGGCTTTTTTCATAGAATCCTGAGGCAGTACTTAAGCAGATTCCCAATATCCAAAGGAATAGGCCAAAAAAGAAAAAGCGTTTTAAAACGGTTTGCTGCGAGAAATAATAACCAATGAAAAACAGTAAAACCATGAAGGCAAACCCCACGGCAATCCAAGCCCAAGTGTCATAATAATATCTCGAAGTAAAATCAGAAAGCAATTTATTGAAAACCACTTTCGGAATGACTTTGATGTCGTCAATGGCCATTTTTCGGGCAAAATCTAAGTTGGTTTTGATTTCGGTATCATTTGGATTTAATAATAACGCTTTCTCATAATTGTAAATTGCCGGCGCTACTTTGTGTAACTTATAGTAACAATTGCCCAAATTAAAATACACCTCAGCCGATTGTTTTCCGCTGTTTATAATACTTTCAAAGCTGGAAATTGCCGCTTCATAATTTTCTTTTTGGTAGTATTGATTGCCTTGTTCAAAAGCTTTTTGCGCCCATGTTATTTGCGAAAGGAACAACAATAAAAAAAGTATCTTCTTCATGATTCTCATTATTTAAGTTGTTTTTCTAATTCAGAAATAATCTCCACTGCTTTTTCATAATCTTGCTGTATGGCTGTTTCCGATGCCATGGCATAACGCGCCAGTTCACAGTTTTCGGTTAATTGAATAAAAGCACTAACGGTAGCGGATTGTGCATTTTTGGTGTGCAGAATCTCGCTGATTTTTTCTTTACTCATTTCCGAAGTTTCGATGTGTAATTTGGCTTTCAGGAAATTGTGCATGGCTTTTTCCAAAGCAATATAAAACGGTTCTTTATTTCCTAAATGTTTCTTGGCTTCGAATAAATATTTCTTGGCCAAAGCATTTGATTTTTTGATTTTGTTACCAACCACATCATTGTCGGAGGCTTCTTTTCTTCGTTTACCCACAATCAACAACGGAATGGCTAAAAACGGTAACATCACTAAAGAATAGAATAATCCTGAACCCAAGAAATCATCTTTTTCCATAGGTTGCAGTGTGGTTTTCTGTTTGTTATAGGCAAAGGTTTTCGTCATTTCTACTTTAGCTTTTGCCACATCATTTGGATTAGTCGGAGCGGCACCGGCAGCACTCGGGCCATCTAATACATTGATGGTTATGGGTTCTGAGCTGATGGTTTTGTAGCTATTGGAACTTAAATCGAAATAGGTAAATCGCAACGGTTTGATTTGATAATTGCCTTTGTATTGCGGAATGATGGTGTATTTATCCGAAATTCTTCCGGTCATTCCGGTAAGTGGTGTCGATACATTTTCATCATGCACCGGATCATACATTTCTAAAGCG
Above is a genomic segment from Flavobacterium phycosphaerae containing:
- a CDS encoding DinB family protein is translated as MEATFNIHQTSRNVISKFLENYTLEQLNTIPEGFSNNLIWNIAHIVVVQQMLVYNLSGLPMMVSEEMVNKYKRGTKPEHSVTQEELDEIKTLLFATHEQTKKDFANAIFKTFTEFTTMSGYTMKNAREAMEFNNYHEAVHTGIMMQIRKFI
- a CDS encoding arsenate reductase family protein; protein product: MTNKIYYLASCDTCRKIIKSLPNADRLQFHDIRQNPITEQELEEMYQLSGSYEALFSKKAQLYKSMDLKNKTLTEADYKQYLLQHYTFLSRPVFIIDDKIYIGNGQKTSLTL
- a CDS encoding DMT family transporter; this translates as MTKRTWALLAAMMVSLIYGVSFTIAKDVMPFYIKPFGFILLRVVGATLLFWMVSFMGPKEKIQWQDFPRIAAAALFGVAINMLTFFKGLSYTSPISAAVIMVTTPIIVLILSAIIMKEKIKALKILGILLGLFGTGFLILYGKSVGAATNAMLGNFLVFINAVSYALYLIIVKKLMDKYNAFTFVKWIYTFGLLMVLPFGWSESQEIQWQSIPPMILWEIGFVVVFTTFLTYLFNLVSMRELKPTTVAVFIYLQPLFATVFAMSLGKDQLTWVKVASAVLIFVGVFLVTKKKS
- a CDS encoding YicC/YloC family endoribonuclease, with product MIQSMTGFGKATLQLPTKKITVEIKSLNSKGLDLNTRMPSVFREMELGLRNQLSQRLERGKIDFSLYVEVTGEETSSKINVPIVKGYINQMKAVIADADETELMKMAVRMPDALKTERDEIDENEWKKIQTVIDEALENMVQFRKDEGVSLEKEFLHRIANIMTLMNNAVAYDAERVETVKTRLRTALEELKANVDENRFEQELIFYLEKYDITEEKVRLENHLNYFIETLAGTEANGRKLGFITQEMGREINTMGSKSNHSEMQKLVVMMKDELEKIKEQVLNVL
- the gmk gene encoding guanylate kinase; the encoded protein is MNKGRLLVFSAPSGSGKTTIVRHLLAQPELNLEFSISAATREPRGEEVDGKDYYFISIEEFKKHIKAEDFIEWEEVYRDNFYGTLKSEVERIWAKGKNVIFDIDVAGGLRIKHKFPEETLAVFVKPPSVDELKRRLKERSTETDDKINMRIAKAHVELATAPQFDKIIKNYDLDVAKAEAYELVKEFIK
- the nadD gene encoding nicotinate (nicotinamide) nucleotide adenylyltransferase, whose protein sequence is MKIGLYFGTFNPIHVGHLIIANHLAEHTDLEQIWMVVTPHNPLKQKNTLLDDYQRLHLVRLATEEYLKIKPSDVEFKLPQPNYTVNTLAHLLEKYPQHDFSLIMGEDNLKSFHKWKNYDYILQNHDIYCYPRVSDEVENLEFKDHPRVHLVEAPIVEISSTFIRENIKNKKNIRPLLPHHVWEYVDHNNFYKK
- a CDS encoding NAD(P)H-dependent glycerol-3-phosphate dehydrogenase, producing MNESPKFAVIGGGSWATAIAKMLCVNLPEIAWYMRNESAIEHLKTHKHNPNYLSSVEFDTNKLKLTSDINEAIAYADYIIFAIPSAFLSAELEKLTVSLKGKVIFSAIKGIVPETFLIVGEHFHREFDIPYNNIGVITGPCHAEEVALERLSYLTIACGDSEKAGTVAKVLSGNYIKTKISDDIIGTEYAAMLKNIYAIAAGIAHGLGYGDNFQSVIMSNAIREMKKFIRKVHKMKRNINNSAYLGDLLVTGYSVFSRNRMFGNMIGKGYTVQAAMMEMSMVAEGYYAVKSAYKLNQEYKAKTPIIDAVYEILYEGKEAKKVFKKLTEKLD
- a CDS encoding phenylalanine--tRNA ligase subunit alpha, producing MIDKIKEYIAEADAFQTDNKETLEQFRIKYLGSKGLLKDLFAEFKNVPNDQKKEFGQVINTLKTTCEDKVKTIQEALESKVESIGVYGDLSRPSEPLTIGSRHPISLVKNQIIDIFSTIGFNVSEGPEIEDDWHNFTALNLPEYHPARDMQDTFFIQTNPDVLLRTHTSSVQVRYMENNKPPIRTISPGRVFRNEAVSSRSHCIFHQVEGLYIDKEVSFADLKQTLLYFTKEMFGKSKIRLRPSYFPFTEPSAEVDIYWGLKTETDYRITKGTGWLEIMGCGMVDPNVLKNCGINPEEYNGFAFGMGIERIAMLLYQIGDIRMFYENDVRFLEQFKSSI
- a CDS encoding tetratricopeptide repeat protein: MKKILFLLLFLSQITWAQKAFEQGNQYYQKENYEAAISSFESIINSGKQSAEVYFNLGNCYYKLHKVAPAIYNYEKALLLNPNDTEIKTNLDFARKMAIDDIKVIPKVVFNKLLSDFTSRYYYDTWAWIAVGFAFMVLLFFIGYYFSQQTVLKRFFFFGLFLWILGICLSTASGFYEKSRMDNEKPAIVFAETTSVKSEPKASSSDAFVVHEGTKVYILESIANWKKVELTDETTGWIEDSAIKEIK